A single region of the Vicia villosa cultivar HV-30 ecotype Madison, WI linkage group LG4, Vvil1.0, whole genome shotgun sequence genome encodes:
- the LOC131600415 gene encoding uncharacterized protein LOC131600415 isoform X2 has protein sequence MAESSVERGRRLKRKRKRKHLLQESSVERVTQRLKQKHVVKRGTPLKSDLTYKKLIRFVADRKKQIRAKMAARRKNRFGTVETCAYEYGVIDPPAIIVNGVYNPPTFFTPLGGIYPLDIDGRDSGRLTGYCITALKAFNKHNHQDPKFDFDGLVRAKKQDDASPTIFQASVKKNFNGSIKVRSCAIQKSRAIKKD, from the exons ATGGCGGAAAGCAGTGTTGAAAGAGGTAGGCGGCTGAAACGGAAACGGAAACGGAAACATTTGTTGCAGGAAAGTAGTGTTGAAAGAGTTACCCAGCGGCTGAAACAGAAACATGTTGTTAAAAGAGGAACACCGCTGAAATCAGATTTGACATACAAGAAACTAATCAGATTCGTGGCTGATAGAAAAAAACAAATCAGGGCTAAAATGGCGGCTAGGAGAAAAAATCGATTCGGAACGGTCGAGACTTGT GCATATGAATATGGTGTTATTGACCCTCCAGCAATAATTGTTAATGGTGTTTATAACCCTCCAACATTTTTTACACCACTTGGTGGTATCTATCCCCTTGACATAGACGGAAGAGATAGCGGTCGTCTAACTGGATATTGTATAACTGCTTTGAAAGCATTCAACAAACACAATCATCAG gatccaaaatttgattttgatggCCTCGTCAGG GCAAAAAAACAAGATGATGCTTCCCCAACAATTTTCCAGGCCAGTGTTAAGAAGAACTTTAACGGTTCCATTAAGGTCCGCTCTTGTGCCATCCAAAAATCTCGTGCCATCAAAAAAGACTAA
- the LOC131600415 gene encoding uncharacterized protein LOC131600415 isoform X1, whose translation MAESSVERGRRLKRKRKRKHLLQESSVERVTQRLKQKHVVKRGTPLKSDLTYKKLIRFVADRKKQIRAKMAARRKNRFGTVETCAYEYGVIDPPAIIVNGVYNPPTFFTPLGGIYPLDIDGRDSGRLTGYCITALKAFNKHNHQDPKFDFDGLVRANCLLPGYFYITFKAKKQDDASPTIFQASVKKNFNGSIKVRSCAIQKSRAIKKD comes from the exons ATGGCGGAAAGCAGTGTTGAAAGAGGTAGGCGGCTGAAACGGAAACGGAAACGGAAACATTTGTTGCAGGAAAGTAGTGTTGAAAGAGTTACCCAGCGGCTGAAACAGAAACATGTTGTTAAAAGAGGAACACCGCTGAAATCAGATTTGACATACAAGAAACTAATCAGATTCGTGGCTGATAGAAAAAAACAAATCAGGGCTAAAATGGCGGCTAGGAGAAAAAATCGATTCGGAACGGTCGAGACTTGT GCATATGAATATGGTGTTATTGACCCTCCAGCAATAATTGTTAATGGTGTTTATAACCCTCCAACATTTTTTACACCACTTGGTGGTATCTATCCCCTTGACATAGACGGAAGAGATAGCGGTCGTCTAACTGGATATTGTATAACTGCTTTGAAAGCATTCAACAAACACAATCATCAG gatccaaaatttgattttgatggCCTCGTCAGGGCAAACTGTTTGCTTCCTGGATATTTTTATATTACCTTTAAGGCAAAAAAACAAGATGATGCTTCCCCAACAATTTTCCAGGCCAGTGTTAAGAAGAACTTTAACGGTTCCATTAAGGTCCGCTCTTGTGCCATCCAAAAATCTCGTGCCATCAAAAAAGACTAA